Proteins found in one Miscanthus floridulus cultivar M001 chromosome 4, ASM1932011v1, whole genome shotgun sequence genomic segment:
- the LOC136549996 gene encoding uncharacterized protein At2g33490-like, with protein MESSLRKLRGFALQRHEQRVDRDRDRCRGHSTAAAATAADELLAADQDMTDMRSCYDNLLSVAAAIANSAYEFSEALQEMGTCLLKRVTPNKDGINDKVLLLLGKSQFELRKLVDSYRVHVLNTITTPSLSLLNELQTVEEMKRQCDEKRELYEFMLNAQKGKGRSKNAKGDNGASEQLKQAQEDYQEEATLFLFRLKSLKQGQFRSLFTQAARHHAAQLNLFRKGVKSLEAVEPHVRLAAEQQHIDHQFSALEEEDYLVEDDNDDDYNDSHDGELSFDYGENKEAEESDNSSRNHTEEFFNRSKEEYSSVPHERQRIVSQSAPLFPEKKLNTEERIKDLRRSATRKLNTYVLPTPNDVRATSQIASGNPTSGPLESKGAFHSSPLHPSADNKLPSPTRLSNVQSVLKESNTNTAETRKVLPVGDLALPGYYDLKTSDNKKVKRGSFSGPIASRPRSTENIDVISAAPRHSSAHQPVHMRVSPGNSPPPISSPKIKELHELPRPPVNASKNTTFPILVAHSAPLVPNPASLAPKVQDHFRARPTLPSTASPLPTPPPGSIARSFSIPSRGRTSGISDSKETEDQQDKGAARMSLSSLPSAQTFLEDRQPLSAAAESVSKT; from the exons ATGGAGTCGTCGCTGCGGAAGCTGCGGGGCTTCGCGCTGCAGCGCCACGAGCAGCGGGTGGACCGGGACCGGGACCGCTGCCGGggccactccaccgccgccgccgccacggcggcGGACGAGCTCCTCGCGGCTGACCAG GATATGACAGATATGAGGAGCTGTTACGATAACTTGCTTTCTGTTGCTGCAGCAATTGCAAATAGTGCATATG AGTTCTCTGAAGCACTTCAAGAAATGGGAACTTGTTTGCTTAAAAGAGTTACACCAAATAAGGATGGAATAAATG ATAAAGTTTTGCTGTTGCTTGGGAAATCACAATTTGAACTTCGGAAACTTGTAGATAGTTAT CGTGTGCATGTTCTTAATACCATCACCACTCCATCGCTGTCACTTCTTAATGAGCTTCAAACTGTGGAG GAAATGAAGCGCCAATGTGATGAAAAAAG AGAATTGTACGAATTCATGCTAAATGCACAGAAAGGAAAGGGAAGGTCTAAGAATGCTAAAGGTGATAATGGAGCATCAGAGCAATTGAAACAAGCTCAGGAAGATTATCAAGAGGAAGCAACTCTTTTTCTATTCCGGTTGAAGTCATTGAAGCAAGGACAGTTCCGAAGTCTTTTCACACAGGCTGCTCGCCATCATGCTGCACAG CTAAATTTGTTCAGAAAAGGGGTCAAGTCCCTTGAGGCTGTAGAGCCACATGTTAGGCTCGCTGCTGAGCAGCAACACATTGATCATCAGTTCAGCGCACTTGAGGAAGAGGATTACCTTGTTGAGGATGATAATGATGACGATTACAATGACAGTCATGATGGAGAGTTGTCTTTTGATTATGGTGAAAATAAGGAAGCTGAGGAATCTGACAACTCTTCTAGGAATCATACAGAG GAATTTTTTAACAGAAGCAAAGAAGAGTATTCTTCTGTTCCACATGAAAGACAAAGAATCGTAAGTCAGTCAGCACCACTTTTTCCTGAGAAAAAGCTCAATACAGAAGAGAGAATAAAAGATTTGCGGCGTTCTGCGACAAGGAAGTTAAATACTTATGTTTTGCCTACTCCAAATGACGTTCGAGCTACTTCTCAGATAGCATCAGGAAATCCTACTTCTGGACCTCTCGAGAGCAAAGGTGCCTTCCATTCATCTCCACTCCACCCATCTGCAGACAATAAACTACCTAGTCCTACAAGATTGTCTAATGTACAGTCCGTGCTGAAAGAGAGCAACACCAATACAGCAGAAACAAGGAAAGTACTCCCAGTGGGTGATCTGGCTTTACCTGGCTATTATGACTTGAAGACATCTGACAACAAAAAAGTGAAAAGAGGGTCATTTTCTGGCCCAATAGCTTCCAGACCACGGTCAACAGAGAACATTGATGTTATTTCTGCAGCACCCAGGCATAGCTCTGCACATCAGCCAGTGCACATGAGAGTATCCCCTGGCAACTCGCCACCACCCATTTCCTCACCGAAGATCAAGGAACTTCATGAGCTTCCTCGACCACCTGTTAATGCATCAAAAAATACAACATTTCCCATTTTAGTTGCCCACTCTGCCCCATTGGTACCAAATCCTGCATCTTTGGCACCCAAAGTTCAAGATCATTTTAGGGCAAGACCAACGCTGCCAAGTACTGCTTCACCTTTACCAACTCCACCACCTGGTTCTATAGCCCGCAGTttttctataccttctagggggAGAACATCAGGTATTTCAGACAGTAAAGAGACAGAAGATCAGCAAGACAAGGGAGCTGCCAGAATGagcctttcttctcttccttcagCACAAACATTCTTGGAAGATCGTCAGCCGTTGTCAGCAGCTGCTGAATCGGTTAGCAAAACATAG